The genomic region GCGAACAAACGGTTCTTTACGGTCTTCAATCGCAAAATCTTGATAGGCAGTGATAAAATAACCGATGCGATCGTCAGCTAAGCGAGGCTTGTAGGTAGAATTAGCCGATAATTCAGATAAACTGTAGCGAATGCGTAAAGTTAGAGCGCGGCTGTCTGGCAACGTCATCAAATTCGGCGTAGCACTACTCTTAGCACCCCCATAGGAAAAACCGTAAACTGACTCAATTTCCATGTTGAGGGGAAAAGCTTTAGCTGAGCCAAAATAAGATTTATTTTCATCTAATTGATACGTAGTTCCTAACTGAGTAGAGAGCGATGCTGCTAAGCCTGGTAAATCTTTTAATAAGAGATCGCCGAGATCGATTAAAATAGTTTTACGTTGAGGATGAATGCTTTTAATTGGAATTGAGTAGAGAACGGAATCGCTAAACGATCGCATCAGAGATCGCGTTTGCGGCGAACCAGGAGTGACGCGAAAATTAACGTTACGCACGACGAAATGAATATTATTGTTGACTCGCCGAAAATAAAACAAAAAATCCTGTAAAGGCATTCCGCTATAAATACCTCGCTCTCCAATTCCTGCCTCCATCGTCATCGTACTGAGGAAGTTTTTATTGAATTGCTGCGGGTGAATTTCTAAATAAATTTTGCCTGTATCCTTCTGCCGATAAAGTGTAAATAATCCTTTAATAGCACTACTATTTTTTATTACTTCATTAAATGGTTTTAATTCTGACGGTTTAGCATTTGCTGTTGTCAGTTTGTTAGACTCTTGAGCCAATAGCAACGTTGACTGCCGAGTATCTTGCTGCTGATTACTAGCAAGCCAAATATAAGATTGTAACTCCGGCTGCTGGCTGTTATTTTTAACTACCCATACTTTAGATTCTGGTAGCGATATTGGGGGAGTCGGGAGTCGGGAAGCGGGTGGAGGCGGAGGTGTCCTCCGCATCGGAACCGCGTAGTCGGGAGTAGTGTGTGGTAACTGCTCCCTGCTCCCAGCTCGTCCCTGCTCCCTTTCTTCTGACAACTGATAACTGTTAACTGATAACTGATTAGACGCTGACGCAGGAAGCCGCGCACCAACAAAAAAGATTGTAAATAACACGCTGTGCAAGAGAAAAACGCGAGCAGACAGACTTTTCATTTCTCATATCCCTAGCAACGATGCCTAGTTATTGCTAATTCAAGCAGCTGAATCGGTTAAAGCTGATTCCCAAGCAATCAGTTACGACATGCATCCGATTGCTTGCTAAAACGATTTACAGCCACCCACTGTTATATAGAGTTCCCAGAAATACCCTTCAATGCGCGGCTCTATCTATTTTTGTAGCGAAACTGGCAAGAAAACTAGGCAGTTATTTATACAATTCAACACATCAGAAGGATTCTAGTAGGGGGGCACAGGTGTGCCCCCCTACAACTCCTTACCTTGAGGCAAAATCAGCATGGCATCACCAAAGGAATAGAAACGATACTGTTGGGCGATCGCCTCCTGATACAATGCTAGTAATCTTTCTCTGCCAATTGCCGCACTGACGAGCATCATTAAACTAGAACGCGGCAGGTGGAAATTAGTAATTAACCCGTCTACTACCCGCCATTGATAACCAGGGTAAATAAACAAATTTGTCTTACCGCAAAATGGCTGTAGTTCTCCCGATGCAGCAGCACCCTCTAAAGCCCTTACCGTTGTCGTTCCGACAGCAATAATTCTGCCTCCTCGCGATCGCGTAGCGCGAATTCGTTCTACAGTAGCAGCTGGAACTTCAATCCACTCTCCATGCATTTGATGCGTCTTTACGTCTTCCACTTCTACCGGACGAAACGTTCCTACGCCAACGTGTAGAGTCACAAATGCTTGCTCTATACCATTTTCTTGCAAGCGTTTGAGTAATTCCGGTGTAAAGTGCAGCCCTGCTGTTGGTGCTGCTGCCGCTCCTGGCTTTTCAGCGTAAACTGTTTGATATTGCTCTGATTCTGCCTGAGAATCGGTAATATAGGGTGGCAAAGGGACGTGACCGAATCTATCTAATAATTGAATGACAGATACACCTTCTGGAAGGTCAAACTGTAACACCCGTCCGCCTGTCTCTTCGTCTGTTTCTAGTACTGTAGCAGTGAGGGAGCGGGCGGCAGGGAGCAGGGAGCAGGGAATATAGGAGTTTTGACTTTTAGCTTTTGACTTTTGACTTTTGACTTCCCGCTCAAAAAATACAATCTTCGCCCCAGGTGCTAAACGTCTCCCTGGTTTAACTAAAGCTAACCATACATTCGGCTGGCGTTCCTCTAACAGTAAAACTTCCACCGCCGCACCGCTAGGTTTTTGTCCGTAAAGACGGGCGGGAATCACCCGCGTATCGTTCATAACTAGCAAGTCACCAGGAGTAAGTAGTTCTGGTAAGTTGCGAAAAATTTGATGGGCGTGACTATCGAGATTTACTACTAACAGGCGAGAACTATCTCTGGGAGAAACTGGATTTTGAGCGATCCGTTCTGCTGGTAATTCGTAATCATAACTCGATAAAGAGTAGTCCAATTCAGATCTAGCAGAAGATGTCAAGTCAAAATTAGGTGTTTTTACGGAATTCAATGCAGACAGTGCATCTTTAAATTGATTGATGTGCATTTTTTGTGAGAGTGACGTTCGGTATTCTAACGGATTTTAAGTAAGATTTTGAGTTGATGCGATCGCATGGGTATTTGGGTGAATCTACCCAGGTGGAGTGGGTGTTTGACGCTAGTATCGTCGCGGTCAATTCGCAAAAATATAAATGTAGGAATAGCTTGTTTCCCCAGCAAGGATATGGAATACCTTTACTATCTTGCCAACGCCAGCCTCACATTGAGGATCGTTGAACATTTGCATGGCAGACCCCAGATGCCCTTGAGTTTCATTACCGTAATTCATCAAATTGATGGCTGGGTTGTGAAGGTGAAAATGAAATCTCCTCTCAACTCTCAACAAGATGGTGATTTCCGCGCTTTTTTAAATGAATTGGGAATTCCTTACGAAGCACCGATCCGCGTCAGAATGGCGTTATGGAGTTTGGAAGCCGGACAATCTCCGGTAGACGTGATGCGCCGCTATCAAGTCGCAATTGTCTCTCACGGCAACCCAGAACGGGAAGAAATAGAAACATTTCGGCAACAATTTGTCAAGGGATTGGGTTATTGTCCCGAAACTTTGGCTTAAATCGGCAGCAACAAAATTGCAGGCTGAAATTGAAGCCTGAAATTGAGATAGGGCGATCGCATCAATCAAAAGCAAAAGCAGCGGATAAGTATTCTTGTAGCACGAGTTGATAACCACCGACTATGACTGCTTGTCCCAACTGCACTGACAAAGACGATAAGTCAGGGGAAATGTCAAGTGTAGGCGATGTCTGTCTCAATCGAGCCAACGATAATTTACGATGTTGGACTAGCGCCACATCAAAGCGGCATTGGTAAGTAGCTAAATTTGGAGAGACACTTAAAAAGTACTCCGCAGCTTGCCAAAGCCGTATTTGTTTTTGCGGTGTAATCGCCAACAAACCACCTGCATCCCAGTTATTTTGCTTGCGGGTTTTGACTTCGATGAATGCGAGGAGCGAGGAGCGAGGAGTGAGGGGCGAGGGAGGAGTGGCTGGTGGCTGGTGGCTAGTGGTTAGAATTTCTCCCTTGTCTCCCTTGTCCCCCTTGTCCCCCTTGTCCCCCTTGTCTCCCTCACGTACATCCAACTGCGCCACCAGATCCAACTCTCCCCAAGGGCAGCGCCAACGACGATGCAGGATTTCCCAACCGGAAGATTGCAGCCACCGAGCGACTAGATCTTCTCCAAGTACGCCAATGTCGGGATAATGAAAGGCAGGATGGTTTGCCATGAGCTGAAAAGATTATGAATTCTGGGTTGGTAAATAGAATTGGGAAACTTATATTCGCTGTAGTGCTGTGGGGTGCGATCGCATCTTCAGTACTTTTTGCTATTGTTCCCCCTGCTGTAGCGCTGGATTACAACAAAGAAAGTTTGATTGAGACAGATTTCTCTGGGCGCGACTTGACGGACTCTAGCTTCAGCCACGCCAATTTGCGTAGTAGCAACTTCAGTCACTCTAATTTAGAAGGAGTTAGCTTGTTTGCTGCTAATTTAGATTCGGCTAATTTTGAGGGAGCGAATTTGGCAAGCGCCACTCTAGACTCGGCACGATTAACGAGAGCCAATTTAAAAGATGCTATTTTAGAAGGCGCATTCGCGGCAAATGCCAAATTTGACGGTGCTGTAATTGATGGAGCCGATTTCACAGATGTTTTGATGCGCCGCGACGTGCAAGATAAATTGTGTCAAGTTGCTCAAGGTGTTAATCCAACTACAGGACGCGCCACCCGCGATACTTTATTCTGTCCGTAAGCGATCGCAATCTTTATCGCAATCTTTTACGATGAAGCTTGTCGTGTCATTTCACGAGGACTGATAGATGATTCGTGCCTACGCAGCTTTAGAAAAAGGTGGAGAACTCAAGCCTTTCGAGTACGATCCAAAACCACTCGGTAGTGAAGATGTAGAGATCGACGTAGAATACTGCGGGATTTGCCATAGCGACTTGAGTATGCTTCATAATGACTGGGGCATAACGCAATACCCCTTTGTCCCAGGACACGAAGTTGTAGGTAAGATCGCAGATGTTGGCAGTGCCGTCAAAAAACTCCAAGTCGGGCAGCGTGTCGGCTTGGGATGGTATTCGCGATCGTGCATGACTTGCGAGTGGTGTATGTCTGGCAATCACAACCTTTGTGCCACCGCAGAAGGTACAATTGTCGGTCGCTACGGTGGCTTTGCTGACAAGGTACGCGCCCATGAAGCTTGGGTTGCTCCTTTACCCGATGCCATGCAGCCAGTATCAGCGGGACCCTTATTTTGTGGCGGAATTACGGTTTTTAACCCGATCGTCCAATTTGATGTTAAGCCTACTGATCGCGTTGGAGTCATTGGTATTGGCGGCTTGGGACATATGGCATTGAGATTTCTTCATGCTTGGGGCTGCGATGTCAGCGCCTTTTCCAGCAGCGCCGATAAGGAAGCGGAAGCAAGGGAAATGGGTGCTAACCACTTCATCAACTCCCGCGATTCAAATGCACTTAAATCGGTGGAAGGTTCTTTTGACTTGATTCTTTCTACTGTGAACGTCGATCTAGACTGGAGTACATACATTGCTTGTTTGCGTCCTAAAGGACGATTGCATTTTGTGGGTGTGGTTCCTAACCCTATTTCTACGGAAATTTTTCCCTTAATTATGGCTCAGCGATCGATCTCTGGCAGTCCCTTGGGTAGTCCGGCTACTGTCACCCAAATGCTCGACTTTGCCACCCGCCATCAGATCGAACCCATAATTGAAACCTTCAGTTTTGACCAAGTCAATGAGGCGTTGGAACACCTACGTAGTGGCAAGGCACGGTATCGAATCGTGTTGAAGCATTAAGCAAAGTCAAAAATCAAAAGTCGAAAGTCAAAAATTGACTGTAGGGGCGGATTTTCACCAACAATCTTTAACTTTAAATGAAGATACTGATAAACCCGCCCTTGCGAGAATTCAAATTATTGCAACAATGTATTCCAATGATTCCAACAATTCAATATTAGACAGCAGTGGTTAGATCAAATCTGCCAGCGTAAACTGCCGCTGTTTGTCCAATTCCAACAGCCGTTGCTGGGCTTGCCGCAATGACTCAAAATATGACTGAGATTGTTCTGGTGCAGTTGCTTCGTCGGTTTGTTCCCACAATTGGAGAAATTGACGGTAGCGTTTTTCGCACTGCACCCGTTCCATGCAAGCTGTAGCGGCTTGAATCACCTGGGCAAATCGCGATAGTTCGATTTGCGTCTTTTCGTCTAGGTGAAATAAACGGGCGATCGCTTTTGTCTCACCTTCATACTCCATACACTGCACTTGGAGCCGCGAAATTAAATCTGATGATTGGGGAGACGTTACACGTAACGTCTCTACATTTGCCAAAATCTGCTGCCAGAGAAAAGTGTGGTGGGGTAGATCGAATTGTAAATCTCTTTCTTGTAGGGCTTCCGTGACGATCTGACGGTATTCTGGATGGTGTAGGTAAATTCGCAACAAAATTGCCTCTGCCTGTTCCAGTAAAGCGCGATCGCCTGCTACAGGTAAGTTAGAATTACTAGCTTGCTGCTGTTTTCTCGGTGGTGCTGGTTTGCGATAATTATTCGGCGCAACTCGATCTAATAAATTTTCAATCCACAACGGTACGAGTCTGGCATCACCTAAACTTAAAATTTCGGCACAGCGATGGATATAGTGCTGGCGTTGGTTGCTGTCACCAATTTGTTGTAACAACTTCACCATACTTACCGTAACTTGTTGCGCTTCTGGTGCTTGCTTTAAATCTCGATTAGCGACTAGCTGTTGGATCTGCCAATCTAACCATAACGGGGCATTATGTAAAAGTTCGCGGTAATGTTCTGGGCTATGAGTGTGGAGATATTCATCTGCATCTTTGCCATCAGGTAAGTTGAGAATTCGTAAATTGACTTCGCCTTGATAGGCAAGATTGGCGATCGCTCCTATTGCTCTTTCTGTGGCTTGCGTTCCTGCCGCATCGGCATCAAAATTAAGAATAAGTTGTTTTGATTCGCTATAACGCAAACAAGCTCGGACTTGTTCGATACTCAAAGCCGTTCCCAACGAGGCGACAGAGTGAGTAATTCCGGCAGCGTGAAGGGCGATCGCATCGAAATATCCTTCTACTACTACCACCCGATCTTGTTTGGCAATCTCGTTTTTGGCTTTGTCTAAACAAAATAAAGTTCTACCCTTATTAAAAATATCCGTCTCAGGAGAATTAAGATATTTCGGTTGTTCGTCACCTAAACTTCTACCCCCAAATCCGATAAATCGTCCTTGTGGATCGCAAATTGGAATAATAATGCGATCGCGAAAATAATCGTAATATCCATCTTTTGACTGACGCTGTCGAATTAATCCTGCTTGTTCTACGATTTGTACGGGATATCGTTTTTGTTCCACTAAATAACGATAAAGAGTTTCCCATCCCGCAGGCGCGTATCCTAACTTAAATTGCTGAATTGTTTCTGAGTTAAACTGTCGTTTTTGTTGCAAATAATCTAAAGCTAACTGCCCTTGATGTTGCTGCAAAGCATGATGATAAAATTGCGTAGCAACAGCCATCACCTCATATAATTGCTCTCGCAGCGATATCTGACGCTGTAATTCTTGTCTCTGTTCTGGTTCTAAAGTTTGAACGGGTACGGAATAGCGCCGTGCTAAATCCAGTACTACCTCGCTGAAAGAAGTCTTACCCAATTCCATCAAAAATGTAATTGCATTTCCCCCAGCCCCACAACCGAAGCAATAATACATTTGCTTACCAGGGCTGACACTGAAACTAGGGGTTTTCTCATCATGAAACGGGCATAAACCGACAAAATCTTTCCCCCGCTTGCGCAGAACAACGTGTTCCGAGACAATATCAACAACATCAGCTCTTTGTTTTACTTGTTCGACTGTATCGGGATGCAGGCGAGGAATTTGCATATCGGTCAGTTATCAGTACTTATTTAAATAGCTTTAGTAGCAACACCTTGATATAAATAACCAACAAACTTGGGTGTTTTTTCCGCGTAAAACTCTTTGACAGTTACCAGATCGAATTGTTTTTCTACTAGTTGTCTAATATTACGATTAAAGTGACAGCCATCGGCAATAACTTTTTGGATTGGAGTCAAGCGGTTTTGCCAGACTTGAACTTGAGGTTCATGACTCAGTCCGTGTTCTACAAAAAAGAATTTGCCTCCAGGCTTTAATACCCGATAGATTTCTTGCAGTGCTTGTTCGACTTTGGCGATACTACACAACGTCCAAGTACTGACAACGCTATCAAACGTATTATCTGCCATTGGCAAGTTTTCACCATTTAATACGCGATTGTCTACGGTAATATGAGATTTTTGGATGCGCTTTTGAGCAAGATTATGAACGCCAGGATTGGCATCAATTGCTACTAATTTATAAATGTTTTCTGGATAGTAAGAGAGATTTAAACCCGTACCAAAACCAATTTCTAAAACTTCTCCCGTCACATTTGCTAAAACTTCTTGCCGATACTGGGCTATAGTCGGATCGGACAACGACCAGTCAAGCAGGTAAGGTAGGATTCTTTGTGAATAAAATCCCATTGATTCCTTCTATACAAACTGATAACATCTTTAGTTCTTCTATTTTAGCGAAAATAAACTTATTAAAAATTTATTCCCGAGACTGACTGCCCAAACTCAAATCAGCTTGTAAAAAGTCTATAAATTGTCTCGCCGTGCGTCCAGAACGTCCGTTATGACGAGTTGCCCATTGTAAAGCGCGATAATCTAAATCTGCCTGGGAAATATTTAGACTAGCTAGAGTGGCTAAATGCCGAACGATATGTAAATAAGTATCCTGATTTGCTGGTTCAAAAGTTAAAGTTAACCCAAAGCGATCGCTAAATGAAAGCTTCTCTTGTACCGTATCCCACACGCCTACCTCTTCATTCTGACTCGGACGGGGGCGATCGCCAAACATTTCTCTGACCAAATGACGGCGGTTAGAAGTCGCATAAACAACCACATTCTGAGGACGGGCGGTTAAATTGCCTTCTAAAACAACTTTCAAGGCTTTAAAAGCATCGTCATCTTCTTCAAATGAAAGGTCATCAACGAATATAATAAACTTTTGCGGTACGCCCCGCAGTTGTTCGACAATTGCAGGTAAAGCTGCTAAATCTGATTTGGCAACTTCAATTAAACGTAAGTTGCGATCGCCATACTCATGTAATAATCCCTTTACCAGAGAAGATTTTCCAGAACCCCGACTACCATATAGTAAAACGTGGAGAGCGGGATAACCTGCAAGTAAGAATTCAGTATTTTTTTTCAATGTATCTCGTTGATACTCGTATCCTACCAACTGGTGTAACTGCACTGGATCGGCATAGGGAATACCGATAAGTTGTCCTGACTGCCAGCGTAACGCCCGATATTTAGCAAAGATACTCGTACCATGTTGGCGATAGTATGCGGCTAAATCTGATAGGATATCCACCCAGTTTTCGAGTTGTGATAATTTGTAGTAGATAGTGCGATCGCTAGCTTTTTCTGTAGGTATTCCAGTCCAAGCTACCGGAGATACATTTAGTTTAGCTGCCGCTTGTACCCACTGACTTAACTGAGTGCTACTACACTGATAGAGGCTTTGTAAAGCTTGTAAATCTTGCTGCACGGCAGCGATTAGAGATGGTGGTAAATCTACTAAATCGGTATTTTGAACTTGCCGTGAAAACGGATTATCATCTAAAAGAATTTGGCTAATTAAATAATCTTGCCA from Chroococcidiopsis sp. SAG 2025 harbors:
- the queA gene encoding tRNA preQ1(34) S-adenosylmethionine ribosyltransferase-isomerase QueA, which translates into the protein MHINQFKDALSALNSVKTPNFDLTSSARSELDYSLSSYDYELPAERIAQNPVSPRDSSRLLVVNLDSHAHQIFRNLPELLTPGDLLVMNDTRVIPARLYGQKPSGAAVEVLLLEERQPNVWLALVKPGRRLAPGAKIVFFEREVKSQKSKAKSQNSYIPCSLLPAARSLTATVLETDEETGGRVLQFDLPEGVSVIQLLDRFGHVPLPPYITDSQAESEQYQTVYAEKPGAAAAPTAGLHFTPELLKRLQENGIEQAFVTLHVGVGTFRPVEVEDVKTHQMHGEWIEVPAATVERIRATRSRGGRIIAVGTTTVRALEGAAASGELQPFCGKTNLFIYPGYQWRVVDGLITNFHLPRSSLMMLVSAAIGRERLLALYQEAIAQQYRFYSFGDAMLILPQGKEL
- a CDS encoding YraN family protein, which encodes MANHPAFHYPDIGVLGEDLVARWLQSSGWEILHRRWRCPWGELDLVAQLDVREGDKGDKGDKGDKGDKGEILTTSHQPPATPPSPLTPRSSLLAFIEVKTRKQNNWDAGGLLAITPQKQIRLWQAAEYFLSVSPNLATYQCRFDVALVQHRKLSLARLRQTSPTLDISPDLSSLSVQLGQAVIVGGYQLVLQEYLSAAFAFD
- a CDS encoding pentapeptide repeat-containing protein, with the protein product MNSGLVNRIGKLIFAVVLWGAIASSVLFAIVPPAVALDYNKESLIETDFSGRDLTDSSFSHANLRSSNFSHSNLEGVSLFAANLDSANFEGANLASATLDSARLTRANLKDAILEGAFAANAKFDGAVIDGADFTDVLMRRDVQDKLCQVAQGVNPTTGRATRDTLFCP
- a CDS encoding NAD(P)-dependent alcohol dehydrogenase, whose amino-acid sequence is MIRAYAALEKGGELKPFEYDPKPLGSEDVEIDVEYCGICHSDLSMLHNDWGITQYPFVPGHEVVGKIADVGSAVKKLQVGQRVGLGWYSRSCMTCEWCMSGNHNLCATAEGTIVGRYGGFADKVRAHEAWVAPLPDAMQPVSAGPLFCGGITVFNPIVQFDVKPTDRVGVIGIGGLGHMALRFLHAWGCDVSAFSSSADKEAEAREMGANHFINSRDSNALKSVEGSFDLILSTVNVDLDWSTYIACLRPKGRLHFVGVVPNPISTEIFPLIMAQRSISGSPLGSPATVTQMLDFATRHQIEPIIETFSFDQVNEALEHLRSGKARYRIVLKH
- the dnaG gene encoding DNA primase, encoding MQIPRLHPDTVEQVKQRADVVDIVSEHVVLRKRGKDFVGLCPFHDEKTPSFSVSPGKQMYYCFGCGAGGNAITFLMELGKTSFSEVVLDLARRYSVPVQTLEPEQRQELQRQISLREQLYEVMAVATQFYHHALQQHQGQLALDYLQQKRQFNSETIQQFKLGYAPAGWETLYRYLVEQKRYPVQIVEQAGLIRQRQSKDGYYDYFRDRIIIPICDPQGRFIGFGGRSLGDEQPKYLNSPETDIFNKGRTLFCLDKAKNEIAKQDRVVVVEGYFDAIALHAAGITHSVASLGTALSIEQVRACLRYSESKQLILNFDADAAGTQATERAIGAIANLAYQGEVNLRILNLPDGKDADEYLHTHSPEHYRELLHNAPLWLDWQIQQLVANRDLKQAPEAQQVTVSMVKLLQQIGDSNQRQHYIHRCAEILSLGDARLVPLWIENLLDRVAPNNYRKPAPPRKQQQASNSNLPVAGDRALLEQAEAILLRIYLHHPEYRQIVTEALQERDLQFDLPHHTFLWQQILANVETLRVTSPQSSDLISRLQVQCMEYEGETKAIARLFHLDEKTQIELSRFAQVIQAATACMERVQCEKRYRQFLQLWEQTDEATAPEQSQSYFESLRQAQQRLLELDKQRQFTLADLI
- a CDS encoding class I SAM-dependent methyltransferase → MGFYSQRILPYLLDWSLSDPTIAQYRQEVLANVTGEVLEIGFGTGLNLSYYPENIYKLVAIDANPGVHNLAQKRIQKSHITVDNRVLNGENLPMADNTFDSVVSTWTLCSIAKVEQALQEIYRVLKPGGKFFFVEHGLSHEPQVQVWQNRLTPIQKVIADGCHFNRNIRQLVEKQFDLVTVKEFYAEKTPKFVGYLYQGVATKAI
- a CDS encoding ATP-binding protein, which translates into the protein MDTQTNSSCEFLQLQAASLLIYQSVLTDEVGQAFLNLLRSLRQIDLLQSLRHSEVDELGCVRAYGNYFKAIASCNQSWQDYLISQILLDDNPFSRQVQNTDLVDLPPSLIAAVQQDLQALQSLYQCSSTQLSQWVQAAAKLNVSPVAWTGIPTEKASDRTIYYKLSQLENWVDILSDLAAYYRQHGTSIFAKYRALRWQSGQLIGIPYADPVQLHQLVGYEYQRDTLKKNTEFLLAGYPALHVLLYGSRGSGKSSLVKGLLHEYGDRNLRLIEVAKSDLAALPAIVEQLRGVPQKFIIFVDDLSFEEDDDAFKALKVVLEGNLTARPQNVVVYATSNRRHLVREMFGDRPRPSQNEEVGVWDTVQEKLSFSDRFGLTLTFEPANQDTYLHIVRHLATLASLNISQADLDYRALQWATRHNGRSGRTARQFIDFLQADLSLGSQSRE